The Plectropomus leopardus isolate mb chromosome 15, YSFRI_Pleo_2.0, whole genome shotgun sequence genome has a segment encoding these proteins:
- the LOC121954389 gene encoding G-protein coupled receptor 161 yields MEELDGSWAVSLKKAKVNETDGGGPEVSRHTQLLLEILMVLMCLCAVTGNILVIVIVAATKTFHSVTSVLIMNLAISDLLVGIGVMPFVALSIMNHGWKNCTDLCAYVGYTSSVYCTASVLTLAAIALDRYHSIMDCLRYSARCTLWRTCAVVLWIWLQALVTSCPPLLGWSHISYVEPMYSCAVIWASSPSYTAFMAALCYLIPAIVILFCYVNIVKVARSHARRIHTLEDSVQRSRNSNSAFALGDSSLQHCGSLHSPSRLIYHVSGQFVSEVSREEGNYISHALPDSTGDHNNSTFRRLFSFLAQSASQPQLQNSQQHHSHHGVVRLFLVISAFFLCWTPYIGVALVQATEKAISGQTNASLVPRSAVTFSYWLVLLNSDINPLLYALLSKRFQGALQGLRQKIRARLGSVVGRGVGVRAEADDGRSSDPCTLTATHPGPPSSSESSTCDDSKYSSSIFTVSTDFKHHSEQQLCKVRHHENTSSSCCVRQDAGGEGRVDCLQVPSRPQEGSRLPFSALTKERQATFFYGQITVRVEHDVC; encoded by the exons atggaggagctggatgGGTCCTGGGCAGTGTCCCTGAAGAAAGCAAAGGTCAACGAGACGGACGGCGGGGGTCCCGAAGTGTCCCGGCACACCCAGCTGCTCCTGGAGATCCTCATGGTGCTGATGTGTTTGTGCGCTGTCACAG gCAATATacttgtcattgttattgtggCTGCAACCAAGACTTTCCACTCGGTGACATCAGTGCTGATCATGAACCTGGCCATCAGTGACCTCCTGGTGGGCATTGGAGTGATGCCTTTTGTTGCTTTGTCCATCATGAACCATGGATGGAAGAATTGTACA GACCTCTGTGCGTACGTGGGCTATACCTCCTCTGTGTACTGCACAGCTTCTGTATTGACATTAGCAGCTATTGCTCTCGACCGCTACCACTCCATCATGGACTGCCTGCGCTACAGCGCCCGCTGCACCCTGTGGAGGACCTGTGCTGTGGTCCTGTGGATCTGGCTGCAGGCTCTGGTCACCAGTTGTCCTCCCCTGCTGGGCTGGAGCCACATCAGCTATGTGGAGCCCATGTACAGCTGTGCGGTCATCTGGGCCAGCAGTCCCAGCTACACAGCGTTTATGGCTGCCCTCTGCTACCTCATACCAGCAATAGTCATTCTCTTCTGCTACGTGAACATCGTCAAGGTGGCCCGCAGCCATGCCAGGAGGATTCATACATTGGAGGACTCTGTGCAGCGCAGCAGGAATTCAAACTCTGCCTTTGCTCTTGGTGATTCATCACTCCAGCACTGTGGGAGCCTCCACAGTCCCTCAAGACTCATTTATCATGTTAGTGGACAATTTGTATCCGAGGTCAGTAGAGAAGAGGGGAATTATATCAGCCACGCTCTCCCTGATTCTACTGGAGATCATAATAACTCTACATTCAGACGCTTGTTCTCCTTCCTGGCTCAGAGTGCCTCCCAGCCACAGCTGCAGAACTCCCAGCAGCACCACAGCCACCATGGAGTGGTGCGTCTCTTCCTGGTCATCTCGGCTTTCTTCCTTTGCTGGACACCGTACATTGGCGTGGCATTAGTTCAGGCCACAGAAAAAGCAATCTCAGGCCAAACCAATGCCAGCCTTGTCCCACGCTCAGCTGTTACCTTTTCATACTGGCTGGTGTTGCTGAACTCTGACATCAATCCGCTGCTGTACGCTCTGCTCAGCAAACGTTTCCAGGGCGCTCTTCAGGGACTGAGGCAAAAAATAAGAGCACGTCTTGGGAGTGTGGTGGGCAGGGGAGTTGGGGTCAGGGCTGAGGCAGATGATGGCAGGAGCAGCGACCCCTGCACTCTGACTGCCACACATCCTGGTCCGCCTTCCAGCTCCGAGAGTTCAACCTGCGATGACTCCAAGTATTCCTCCTCCATTTTTACAGTTAGCACTGACTTCAAACATCACTCTGAGCAGCAGCTATGCAAAGTGCGTCACCATGAAAATACCTCCTCATCCTGCTGTGTGCGGCAGGATGCTGGCGGTGAAGGCAGGGTGGACTGTCTGCAGGTCCCCTCTCGACCACAAGAGGGCAGCAGACTACCTTTCTCTGCTCTGACCAAGGAGCGTCAGGCCACATTCTTCTACGGACAGATAACAGTCAGAGTAGAGCATGATGTTTGTTAG